One genomic window of Melanotaenia boesemani isolate fMelBoe1 chromosome 20, fMelBoe1.pri, whole genome shotgun sequence includes the following:
- the dtnbb gene encoding dystrobrevin, beta b isoform X3 encodes MIEEGSKRGKAMVEKRQLFMEMRAQNFDVIRLSTYRTACKLRFVQKRCNLHLVDVWNMIEAFRDNGLNTLDHNAEINVSRLETILSSIYYQLNKRLPTTHQINVEQSIGLLLNFMVATYDSESHGKLTVFSMKAMLATMCGGKIVDKLRYIFSQISDSSGVMVFAKFDQFLREVLKLPTAVFEGPSFGYTEHSVRMCFPQQKKIMLNTFLDVLMADPPPQCLVWLPLMHRLANVENVFHPVECSYCRSESMMGFRYRCQQCHGYQLCQSCFWRGHANGPHSNQHQMKEHSSWKSPAKKLSHAISKSLGCVPIGEPPHPVFPEQAERPQELTHTVQPKPVANNMNDTMLMSSGAPTPTKSVLESPSRLDEEHRLIARYAARLAAEAGNSTQQCPPTDLSFNFDANKQQRQLIAELENKNREILQEIQRLRLEHEQASQPTPEKAQQNPTLLTELRLLRHRKDELERRMSALQESRRELMVQLEGLMRLLKSQSGGSPHSSPSHGAGCSMPMPIRSTSAGSTPTHTPQDCLAGVGGDVLEAFSQGVPRNLRNDLLVAADSITNTMSSLVKELHSVDDVGEEDETTMRNGGDRGGFRHSESTKALRERQHHPILQGHTVINWEESATTSTPWH; translated from the exons ATGATTGAGGAAGGCAGCAAACGAGGCAAGGCCATGGTGGAGAAGAGACAGCTCTTCATGGAAATGA GAGCTCAAAACTTTGATGTTATCAGACTGTCAACTTATAGGACTGCCTGCAAACTCCGGTTTGTGCAAAAGAGATGCAACC TTCATCTGGTTGATGTCTGGAACATGATCGAAGCCTTTCGTGACAACGGGCTCAACACTTTAGATCACAATGCTGAGATCAATGTGTCACGGCTGGAGACTATTCTGTCTTCCATCTACTACCAGCTCAACAAGCGCCTGCCCACCACCCACCAGATTAATGTGGAGCAGTCCATTGGGCTACTACTCAACTTCATGGTGGCCACCTATGACAG TGAAAGTCATGGGAAGCTGACAGTTTTCTCCATGAAAGCCATGCTGGCAACAATGTGTGGAGGGAAAATTGTGGACAAACTGCGCT ATATTTTCTCACAGATCTCTGACTCAAGCGGTGTCATGGTGTTTGCTAAGTTTGATCAGTTCCTTCGGGAGGTGTTAAAACTCCCCACAGCCGTATTCGAGGGCCCCTCATTTGGCTACACGGAGCATTCGGTGCGGATGTGCTTCCCTCAGCAG AAGAAGATTATGCTGAACACGTTTTTGGATGTGTTGATGGCAGATCCTCCCCCCCAATGTCTCGTTTGGCTTCCACTCATGCACCGACTCGCTAATGTCGAAAACG TCTTCCATCCGGTAGAATGTTCTTATTGCCGGAGTGAGAGCATGATGGGTTTCCGGTATCGGTGCCAACAGTGCCATGGCTACCAGCTATGCCAGAGCTGCTTCTGGCGTGGCCATGCCAATGGTCCCCATAGCAACCAGCACCAGATGAAGGAGCACTCGTCTTGG AAGTCTCCGGCCAAAAAGCTGAGCCATGCAATCAGTAAATCTCTGGGCTGCGTCCCCATTGGAGAGCCGCCACATCCTGTGTTCCCTGAGCAGGCAGAGAGACCTCAGGAGCTCACCCATACTGT TCAGCCGAAACCAGTGGCCAACAACATGAACGACACAATGCTCATGTCCTCTGGGGCACCTACTCCTACTAAAAG TGTCTTGGAGAGTCCCAGTCGGCTAGATGAAGAGCATCGCCTCATCGCCCGATACGCTGCCCGCCTGGCAGCCGAGGCGGGCAACTCCACA CAACAATGTCCTCCGACAGATCTGAGTTTCAACTTTGACGCTAATAAGCAACAAAGACAGCTGATTGCGgagctggaaaacaaaaacag GGAGATCCTGCAGGAGATCCAGAGACTGCGTTTGGAGCATGAACAGGCCTCTCAGCCGACACCAGAAAAAGCCCAGCAGAATCCCACACTTCTGACTGAACTGCGGCTCCTCAG ACACAGGAAAGATGAGTTGGAAAGACGCATGTCAGCCTTGCAAGAGAGCAGACGGGAGCTGATGGTGCAGTTGGAGGGACTCATGAGGCTGCTAAAG TCCCAGTCTGGAGGCTCCCCTCATTCTTCTCCCAGTCACGGTGCAGGCTGCTCCATGCCAATGCCAATACGCTCCACCTCGGCTGGGTCTACCCCAACCCACACACCTCAGGACTGCCTGGCAGGGGTGGGAGGGGACGTGTTGGAGGCCTTCTCTCAGG GTGTACCTAGAAATCTTCGGAATGACCTTTTAGTTGCTGCTGACTCAATCACAAACACCATGTCATCACTGGTGAAAGAGCTCCACTCAG tcgATGACGTgggagaggaagatgagaccACCATGAG
- the dtnbb gene encoding dystrobrevin, beta b isoform X4: MIEEGSKRGKAMVEKRQLFMEMRAQNFDVIRLSTYRTACKLRFVQKRCNLHLVDVWNMIEAFRDNGLNTLDHNAEINVSRLETILSSIYYQLNKRLPTTHQINVEQSIGLLLNFMVATYDSESHGKLTVFSMKAMLATMCGGKIVDKLRYIFSQISDSSGVMVFAKFDQFLREVLKLPTAVFEGPSFGYTEHSVRMCFPQQKKIMLNTFLDVLMADPPPQCLVWLPLMHRLANVENVFHPVECSYCRSESMMGFRYRCQQCHGYQLCQSCFWRGHANGPHSNQHQMKEHSSWKSPAKKLSHAISKSLGCVPIGEPPHPVFPEQAERPQELTHTVVLESPSRLDEEHRLIARYAARLAAEAGNSTQQCPPTDLSFNFDANKQQRQLIAELENKNREILQEIQRLRLEHEQASQPTPEKAQQNPTLLTELRLLRHRKDELERRMSALQESRRELMVQLEGLMRLLKDEEQKQASQSGGSPHSSPSHGAGCSMPMPIRSTSAGSTPTHTPQDCLAGVGGDVLEAFSQGVPRNLRNDLLVAADSITNTMSSLVKELHSVDDVGEEDETTMRNGGDRGGFRHSESTKALRERQHHPILQGHTVINWEESATTSTPWH; encoded by the exons ATGATTGAGGAAGGCAGCAAACGAGGCAAGGCCATGGTGGAGAAGAGACAGCTCTTCATGGAAATGA GAGCTCAAAACTTTGATGTTATCAGACTGTCAACTTATAGGACTGCCTGCAAACTCCGGTTTGTGCAAAAGAGATGCAACC TTCATCTGGTTGATGTCTGGAACATGATCGAAGCCTTTCGTGACAACGGGCTCAACACTTTAGATCACAATGCTGAGATCAATGTGTCACGGCTGGAGACTATTCTGTCTTCCATCTACTACCAGCTCAACAAGCGCCTGCCCACCACCCACCAGATTAATGTGGAGCAGTCCATTGGGCTACTACTCAACTTCATGGTGGCCACCTATGACAG TGAAAGTCATGGGAAGCTGACAGTTTTCTCCATGAAAGCCATGCTGGCAACAATGTGTGGAGGGAAAATTGTGGACAAACTGCGCT ATATTTTCTCACAGATCTCTGACTCAAGCGGTGTCATGGTGTTTGCTAAGTTTGATCAGTTCCTTCGGGAGGTGTTAAAACTCCCCACAGCCGTATTCGAGGGCCCCTCATTTGGCTACACGGAGCATTCGGTGCGGATGTGCTTCCCTCAGCAG AAGAAGATTATGCTGAACACGTTTTTGGATGTGTTGATGGCAGATCCTCCCCCCCAATGTCTCGTTTGGCTTCCACTCATGCACCGACTCGCTAATGTCGAAAACG TCTTCCATCCGGTAGAATGTTCTTATTGCCGGAGTGAGAGCATGATGGGTTTCCGGTATCGGTGCCAACAGTGCCATGGCTACCAGCTATGCCAGAGCTGCTTCTGGCGTGGCCATGCCAATGGTCCCCATAGCAACCAGCACCAGATGAAGGAGCACTCGTCTTGG AAGTCTCCGGCCAAAAAGCTGAGCCATGCAATCAGTAAATCTCTGGGCTGCGTCCCCATTGGAGAGCCGCCACATCCTGTGTTCCCTGAGCAGGCAGAGAGACCTCAGGAGCTCACCCATACTGT TGTCTTGGAGAGTCCCAGTCGGCTAGATGAAGAGCATCGCCTCATCGCCCGATACGCTGCCCGCCTGGCAGCCGAGGCGGGCAACTCCACA CAACAATGTCCTCCGACAGATCTGAGTTTCAACTTTGACGCTAATAAGCAACAAAGACAGCTGATTGCGgagctggaaaacaaaaacag GGAGATCCTGCAGGAGATCCAGAGACTGCGTTTGGAGCATGAACAGGCCTCTCAGCCGACACCAGAAAAAGCCCAGCAGAATCCCACACTTCTGACTGAACTGCGGCTCCTCAG ACACAGGAAAGATGAGTTGGAAAGACGCATGTCAGCCTTGCAAGAGAGCAGACGGGAGCTGATGGTGCAGTTGGAGGGACTCATGAGGCTGCTAAAG GATGAGGAGCAGAAGCAGGCT TCCCAGTCTGGAGGCTCCCCTCATTCTTCTCCCAGTCACGGTGCAGGCTGCTCCATGCCAATGCCAATACGCTCCACCTCGGCTGGGTCTACCCCAACCCACACACCTCAGGACTGCCTGGCAGGGGTGGGAGGGGACGTGTTGGAGGCCTTCTCTCAGG GTGTACCTAGAAATCTTCGGAATGACCTTTTAGTTGCTGCTGACTCAATCACAAACACCATGTCATCACTGGTGAAAGAGCTCCACTCAG tcgATGACGTgggagaggaagatgagaccACCATGAG